The DNA window ACAATCCTGACCTTTTAGTGACACATTCAGATCAAACTGATTACCGTTGTTCACGCTTGCTTGACAGGTTTCACTCCTGCCCAAGGCATAGATTCGTCCATGAAAAGGCTTGTTAGTACTTACGAAGACAACCATCTTGGTGTCTGTGCACTGGATCGATACTAAACCCACACAATACAACAAAAAGTAGAGACATAAAAGACTTCTTTAAAACTATAGTTTGTGTAAGATAtgacataattattaattaattaatattaaatacgatgctactgataaaataaatgttttaaatattgtaataataaatatttcaaggtTTGCGTCTATTtccatacattttttttcaaatataaagtttatacaagATTCTGGAATTTATACCGTTATAGCAAAATCCATAATCATCACACGAGGGGTCACCACCGTCGTGAGTAACAAGGGGTGAATTTGAAATCCTCTGCGCTCCAGTACCGATGGAAGGTGGAATTTTAAAAACAGGGTTTTCATTGTCTCTCACTTGGTGCCTGAAACTGCTATCTGTTATATAAAAGCAGATAATATTTggaaagtaaaattaatgttcCTTTCtgattcttaaaaaacaaaactaagagcGAAATTTGATATTACTTTTCCCGACTTTTTATTGCAGctagaaagtttttaaatttaaggtAAATttagtgtaactttgtgtttaaaatttttcGTTTTTATGGTCATGGtaatatatgtttcaaaataatttatgaaatagttTTCTGTGACGAATAATCGCCTAGAGGGATAAGAAATAAAGGTGCGGACACCTTTCAATAGCTAACGAAGtgtgatataattaattatatttatcaaaatatattattctaaaccTGTTATATTCTTTAACACCACATTCGTAAACTAATTCCCTACGAagtttcaagaattagaagattgtataataatagtttttcaaccacactatattcGTCACATTCGTTGTCGACGACGCGTTTCGCTCAATCCAGAGCTCCTCAGGCTGGCTCGAATAGAAAACAAACAGAGAGTTTAGCTCTGTTTTTCGATACTGCGAGCTGCAAATGGCGAGTCAACCGTCGTAACCACCAGCCAGTactaaaatataactttcatggtactaaaaataataaattatttccaaagaaaaaaaaaaagatgtgtgaatttttttttattattattataacttacttGTACAAACAGCTTCTAAGTATCTTCCTGTTCGTTCACCGATGTCCAGTAAGGGTATGGGACTAGGATTGAGAAACGTTTGTTTTCCATCTGGCATCGTCACGTAGTCCACATGGTACAAGGCGCAATTAGGCTGACCATATCGAGTTTCTGGAGAGTACAAAAATGACCTACAAATGAACTCTTTCTCCTGGTTACACGTTTGGAGACATTCTTCCTGTGTGTTCACCTGAGAAAAAACAAAGAACCTGcactagttaaatatttttaatatgatctCTAACTCCTGAAAACCATGTGAATTATCAGTTAGGCGACCaatataaagtttcattataataataaatgatggCGAAGCATTGCTAACCATAAGGAAACAACACCGGAAGAAAATTCTGGTAAGCTTGGTATTAAATCACTTAACTTTGAACTAATTCAACAAaaggtaatataatttactaacaGCCGTGTTTCTGCTAAGCTTGCCAGTTTAGTCATGAAACTGCTgatttataagaaaattaaaatgtcatCTGGTTAACATTCCTCAATTTTCTTCTTAAATACTTGTAGTCTTACTTCAGTGAAACTTTGATCAAAATCTTTCATCATTAAAGAGTAAGTGGGAAACACAGTCTGTCATTCGACTTGTCACTTGTCATAGAGTTTTACTGGTTTCGGGGAATTCACCCATTCATAACCCTCGACAAGAACAAATCGAAAGAAGAGACTTGGACATAATACAGTAATGGAatgatttttattctattttctttTACGACTACTACATTCTTCAATATATACTGTGTCAGACTTACTTAAAAACAGTAACCTTGGCTTGAACACTGGTAGAGTGCTATTAACAGGATGTATTCCTTCTAATACGTAGTGTGTAACTACGGACAGTGGCGGATAGCCGTAGAGGCTTTACCATAAATACAAGGTACAAAATACAGTATTTCGTACATCATAAACGTTATTCAAAGCATGCTAGTCAATATGTCTTACACCGTAAACATTGTTCTAAGAATGTTAGTTGGTATGTCTTACAtcataaacattgtttgtttaaagtATGTTAGTTGGAATGTCTTATAGCGCCACGTTTTTCAATAACTGACGTTAGATTACGTTATTGTTAATTACCACTAGTTCCTTGTCCGAATAATAGTAGAGTCCAACGAAATGAGCTACAGACAACTGAGGGAGATCCGTGTGGACATATTCGTAACTCCTTCCACCAGTACGGCATATTTCTTCcgctataaatacatatatagagagagaggtTGTAACGTGAAATCTTTACTTCACATACCTCACCAACCTTCAGTTCAATTTACTGTATATACTCAGTATTTAATGATACGAATAACAAACATGTCACAAAGAGCTATTTTCCTGTTTTAAACAGTAATCCTTGAGGTTTGCCGTTTCGTATatacacattaagtaataaaaataactggGTCAACCCaaaacttatgtttgtttgtttttgggatttcgcgcaaagctactcgagggctatctgcgctagccgtccctaatttagcagtgtaaaactagagagaaggcagctagctagtcatcaccactcaccatcaactcttgggttactcttttaccaaagaattacggattacgagtcgaacgctttaacccacctggccatgccggaccgcccCAAAATTTATACCAATAGTTTATAGTATTGAACGCAAACATATTTATTTGGCTTAATCTTGCCCTTACTCCGCTAGGTGGAGTTTGAatctgtatatttataatataaagtaatttctaaaagaataaaaaacaaacaaataaacaaaaacatataaggATTAACAAAAAACTAAGATTTTAATGGAGGCGTTACATAATATGAAATTACTGAATAAACTTAAACactgtatatacataaatatagaaTTCAAAACTAGGTGTTTCCCcgtggtacaacggtaagtctacggattttaacactaaaattagaAGTTTGATTCTTCCCAGTGAACTCAGAACATtgcctgggcctggcatggcctagcgcgttaaggcgtgcgcttcgtaatccgagcgtcgcgggttcgcgttcgagtcgcgccaaacatgctcgccctcccagccgtgggggcgttataatgtgtcggtcaatcccactatccgttgataaaagagtagcccaagagttggcggtgggtagtgatgactagctaccttccctctcgtcttacactgctaaattagggacggctagcgcagatagccctcgagaagctctgagcgaaattcaaaaaacaaacacaatatttcagaattaACCCTAAATGTACGCCCCCTTCATTCTCGTGAAGAAGAATGGTGaactattcgaaagcgctcgagcTATTGCCTCTTTTGAAAACCTATACCCATGTTAATTATGTAGAAGACAGTGTGTGTCACGTCATGTAACACTTGATTTCTCAAAATATGAGAAGCCAGAAATGCCAAAATGCATTTATGCaaatagaatagttcgattactgtctgcccattacgattttagtgacggtGGTGCAAGGAAACCATGAGGGATGTttcgtgaaaccttataagtgcaGCGAGTGTTGTTATAACAAGCTtaaagtaaagacgtagtgtgAGATCACGTAGCCTAAAGCCAAATGTATAAAGTGCGAATAATTCTTACACAGtaaactgtatttaattaaacCATTTTCGAAAAGAAACGTCTGGTATCTATATGATAAATAATGATGATAAGTGTTAAGTCAATAAAAATtgtcataaagaaaaaaatgcttcACTTTTCTGACTAACCACATACGATAATCCGAAATATACTTTCGAAAACCATGCAGATGAATGTATTATTAAAAAGCCCTTACGTTGCAAACACgcattttcaaaataatcagtTGTTGGCTTTTCCACTAGCGCTACATTGGCAACTGGTGAGCGACGGTCGTATTCACTAAGGTGGCACTCCAGCCTCACGTAGTCAAACTCCACGGAGCGACACAGAAACCGGGCCTCATTTAAACAGGCTGCTAGACAGATTTCTTTGGTAGACGTATAGAAAATGGCGTTATCTAAGCCCCGGAGGAAGGTGTTAGGAATCCTTTCGAAGGACCAAAGTCGATTACACACTCTCTCTAAATATGTATGGATAAAAATATAAGGCTGTATTTCAAAAATAGCGGGATTAAGTTTTGTAGAAAGATAAGTCTATAATACGTGATTTGTTTACAGTATATGTATCAAAGTTTACATTAATGACTAAAAGCTAATACCAGACAAACGCACTTGTTTTAACTTATACGGCAAAATGACTTTACATACTGAAAGTGTCCGTGTTACGTGTTTATGTTTCAAATGGAATTTTTGGTCAATAATCAGTACATTAATGAAAAGGTGACAGAATAACCAACAGAAccatttctaattaattaaaaactgtttgCGTCATCACGACGAATCCATTAATATAACGTGAACCGGAATTTTCAAACCTGTTAGTTTCTTGAATTTCCTAAATTGTACTTTTCACTTTTTCTCTGTCACCTCCCGgtagcacagctgtatgtctgcgggaCTCAAACTACTacaaactgagttttgatacccgttgtgggcagaggacagatagtcccttgatagctttgtgcttaatttcaaacaaacaacttgctTTATTCAGTGACCAAGAGTTTGCGTtaactttattaaatgtattgtgAATCATTCGATAGagtatgtaaacatatatatatgcattttacaTCTAAAATATATGGCTGCAGCGTATTCAACCACGCCCAAGACATCTACTTAAGTATGTTTACAAATATGTTAAAACTTGAAATATCTCATACTCAGAGATAATGCAGATTTCAGAGGGAGaggatatttttaaaaacaacaaaaatataatttatatgacagCGTTGTACaccataaattattttgtattgttatataaaatatgctATGTACTTCAATACATTATAAATTACCCGCATATATTATTCAATACCTCATTTACCTTTTACAGTGTATATTATCACATATACAGTGTATTGTTTACCTGATATACGATATTTAATGTGTTGTTTATTTCACAGAGTGAATATCACCTCATATACTATGTATAATATGATGTTTATCTCACAGTGTATATTATTACATACACATTATGTAGTATGCTGTTTATCTCATACAGTGTATATTATTACATACACATTATGTAGTATGATGTTTATCTCATacagtgtatattattatatacacattATGCAGTATGCTGTTTATCTCATACAGTGTATATTGCTACATTCATGGTATGTTGTTTACTTTATACAGTGTATATTAAGTCACACACAATGTAAATTATATTCTTTactttatatactatatactaacACATATAGGATATACAATGTATAAGAATCATGTCGAACAGTTGTCAGTCAAAGATATATGAGAGGAAACTGTATAGTTCTTCCAAGACTGTAAAATTTCCATGTTCCTAACGTATAACACCATTCCACTCCTAAAATAAACAACACGGTACTGAGGTGTCATTCAGTTTTAATCACGTCTACGTATCATTGGGTTTTCCCCTTCAAAAGTTATTAAGTAAGGGTTTTTGTAAATTGTTTAACAGATATTTCgcatataacaataataataatacgtacCTGAGCTGATTTGAACTTTGGTAAAGAAGTAAGTGTTAACACTGCGCTGTGGAAGGACGTCTGGTTTCACAGATGTAGTCATGTTTTGTAAGGAACACATAGTGTCTTGAACAGGGGCCAAAGGGTTCACCACAAAACTAAAGACAGCGGATACGCAATTCACTTCGTCCCTACACCATCTTTGGCACTCGTATAAAGAAACATTACGAATGGAAAAATATGTCGTTCCGGGATAATCCATGTGGGTTAACTTTTCAAAGGTAACTCTTCCTGAAGGATATGACAATAAAATGAACATaaggaaatatatataatgaaaaacgGCTATGTTCCGTCATCTATTGACAAAATAGTTAACATTCGAACTACGTAAACTGTATGTTAACTAACCTGTGAAATGCGGCCTATTTGTTACTATGAGATCATTATTAGTTTCGTATTCAACATCTTTTCA is part of the Tachypleus tridentatus isolate NWPU-2018 chromosome 4, ASM421037v1, whole genome shotgun sequence genome and encodes:
- the LOC143248099 gene encoding uncharacterized protein LOC143248099, with product MTTTVYVQGRVTFEKLTHMDYPGTTYFSIRNVSLYECQRWCRDEVNCVSAVFSFVVNPLAPVQDTMCSLQNMTTSVKPDVLPQRSVNTYFFTKVQISSERVCNRLWSFERIPNTFLRGLDNAIFYTSTKEICLAACLNEARFLCRSVEFDYVRLECHLSEYDRRSPVANVALVEKPTTDYFENACLQPEEICRTGGRSYEYVHTDLPQLSVAHFVGLYYYSDKELVVNTQEECLQTCNQEKEFICRSFLYSPETRYGQPNCALYHVDYVTMPDGKQTFLNPSPIPLLDIGERTGRYLEAVCTNSSFRHQVRDNENPVFKIPPSIGTGAQRISNSPLVTHDGGDPSCDDYGFCYNVSIQCTDTKMVVFVSTNKPFHGRIYALGRSETCQASVNNGNQFDLNVSLKGQDCNTKSVGGVFTNTVVLQHHSIVMTKSDKVYNIRCTYETSSKNVSFGMMPVRDPDTAHVTGAPEAPLPSIHILAQSGREATTVRIGDQLNFRIEIPQNTPYGIFARSCIAMAKDGKSVFKIIDSDGCPVDKSIFPQFVQVDEGLESTFEAFRFTESYGVIFQCNVRYCIGKCEPVSCVEGKEEYMSWGRRKRDLRSEKDSKDMTLSHEIFVLDYGDETIASLRDVSQGLNATYDIPESISIQDCASRTSVMVLSVISATLLVIYICTVAYFVAQKRVFKELP